The genomic window ctgttactactactactgttactactactaccactactgttaccactactactactgttaccactactactactgttactaccactactgttaccactactactactgttaccactactactactgttactactactactactgttactactactactactgttactactactactactactactactactactactactactactactactactggacaAACACAGCATTCCAAAATGTTGCCATCTTGGCAAATTAAAATAATCCTTCAACTGAAACAGGCTATCTTTCTACCCAACATACTGTCCACATATATCTAAAAAGTTTGTATCCTATTTGAATGAAAGTCTTCCTGACCAAGATGGTAAATGTTTAGTCATGTTCAATATGTATTCTATTGTCTgaccctcttcctccttcctcctcctcttcctccccccagGTAACCGTATAGTGATGGGGAAGAACCACGTGTTCCGATTCACCCACCCAGAACAGGCCCGtctggagagagaacagagagagaggagtggtacCAGTCCCAGCCACCAGGAGACCGAATGCACTGCCAACGCAGTCCTCCAGGGGGAGCCGGAGGACTGGACCTATGCTCAGCGAGAACTCCTGGAGAAACAAGGGATCGATATCAAACTAGAGATGGAGAAGAggtgtgagggggagagagaaacgaGATAGATATCAAACTAGAGATGGAGAAGAggtgtgggggagagggggagagaaacgaGATAGATATCAAACTAGAGATGGAGAAGAGgcgtgggggagagggggagagaaacgaGATAGATATCAAACTAGAGATGGAGAAGaggtgtgggggagagagggggagagggggagagaaacgaGATAGATATCAAACTAGAGATGGAGAAGaggtgtgggggagagagggggagagaaacgaGATAGATATCAAACTAGAGGTGGGGGAGaggtgtgggggagagagggggtgagggggagagaaacgAGATAGATATCAAACTAGAGATGGAGAAGAGgcgtgggggagagggggagagaaacgaGATAGATATCAAACTAGAGATGGAGAAGAGGTGTGGGGGAGAGAAACGAGATAGATATCAAActagaggtgggggagagagggggagagaaactaGATAGATATCAAACTAGAGATGGAGAAGaggtgtgggggagagagggggagagggggagagaaactaGATAGATATCAAACTAGAGATGGAGAAGaggtgtgggggagagagggggagagaaacgaGATAGATATCAAACTAGAGATGGAgaagaggtgagggggagagaaacgagagaaatCAAACTAGAGATGGAGAAGaggtgtgggggagagagggggagagaaacgaGATAGATATCAAACTAGTAATGAAGAGGTGAGGATAgacggggagagggggagagaaacaagagatggatggagggaggagagggagggtgggaggagagagagagagggagggttggtGAGTGAGTGATTAATATTGCCCTCGTGCTTTATTGATGACTAAAACCATAGCGAAACAGTGCAAACCGTCTATCAGCTGGTTAACCCCCGGGGGTCTCTCTCCCAGACTGCAGGACATGGAGATTCAGTAccggagagagaaggaggaggctgACCTGTTACTGGAACAGCAGAGACTggtgagactgactgactgactgagggttagtacaggagagaggaggaggaggaggctgacCTGTTACTGGAACAGACTggtgagactgactgactgagggttagtacaggagagaggaggaggctgaCCTGTTACTGGAACAGACTggtgagactgactgactgagggttagtacaggagagaggaggaggaggaggctgacCTGTTACTGGAACAGACTggtgagactgactgactgagggttagtacaggagagaggaggaggaggaggctgacCTGTTACTggaacagactgactgactgactgagggttagtacaggagagaggaggaggctgaCCTGTTACTGGAACAGACTggtgagactgactgactgagggttagtacaggagagaggaggaggaggctgacCTGTTACTGGAACAGACTggtgagactgactgactgagggttagtacaggagagaggaggaggaggaggaggctgacCTGTTACTGGAACAGACTggtgagactgactgactgactgagggttagtacaggagagaggaggaggaggctgacCTGTTACTGGAACAGACTGGTGAGATTGACTGACTGAGGGTTagtacaggagagaggaggaggaggaggctgacCTGTTACTGGAACAGACTggtgagactgactgactgactgactgagggttagtacaggagagaggaggaggaggctgacCTGTTACTGGAACAGACTGGTGAGACTGACTGGTGAGACTGACTGATAGGATGTGTTCCTGTTCTCTCCTCAGTATACAGACTCAGACAGTGGAGATGACTCTGATAAGAGATCCTGTGAAGAGAGCTGGAGACTGATTTCTTCCCTCAGAGAGAAACTACCTGCTaacaaggtacacacacatagttatataactacagtactagtcaaacgtttggacacacctactcattcaagggtttttctatatttttactattttctacattgtagaataatagtgaagacatcaacactatgaaataacacatatggaatcatgtggtaaccaaaaaagtgttaaacaaatcaaaatatatgttatattatttgagatttaaaaaaatccacaaattaacttttaacctctctcgggtatgtgggacaaaatcgtcccacctagtcaacagccagttgaatcccgtggcgcgatattcaaataccttagaaatgctattacttcaatttctcaaacatatgactattttacaccattttaaagacaagactctcgttaatctaaccacattgtccgatttcaaaaaggctttacaacgaaagcaaaacattagattatgtcagcagagtacccagccagaaataatcacacacccatttttcaagctagcatataatgtcacaaaaaccaaaaccacagctaaatgcagcactaacctttgatgatcttcatcagatgacactcctaggacattgttatacaatacatgcatgttttgttaaatcaagttcatatttatataaaaaaacagctttttacattagcatgtgacgttcagaactagcaaacataccgaaaacttccggtgaatttactaaattactcacgataaacgttcacaaaaaacataattattttaagaattatagatacagaactcctttatgcaatcacggtgtcagattttaaaatagcttttcggcaaaagcacattttgcaatattctgagtagatagctcgccatcatgggctagctatttagacacccaccaagtttggcgttcactaaactcagagtTACTATAAGAaagattggattacctttgctgttcttcgtcagaatgcactcccaggacttctacttcatccacaaatgttgttttggttcaaaataatccatagttatgttcaaatatcctctgttttgttcttgcgtttgacactatccgaacggtgacgtgCGGATGCATgtcatgacaaaaaatgtcaaaatattccattaccgtacttcgaagcatgtcaaacgctgtttaaaatcaatttttatgcgtttttactcgtaaaatagcgataatattccgaccgggagacgtcgttttcgttcaaagactgaaaatgtaaaatggactcttcacgtgcacacgcgccctcgtttcattgttctcagattgaccactatccaaatgcgctactgtttttcagccagggactgcagagtcatcattcaacgttctggcgccttctgagagcctatgggagtcttagaaaatgtcacgttacagcagagatcctctgttttcgataaagaggctatagaaggccaagaaatggtcagagagtgcacttcctgtatggaatcttctcaggttttggcctgccatatgagttctgttatactcacagacaccattcaaacagttttagaaactttagggtgttttctatccaaatcaatattctagtttctgggcagtagtaataaccagattaaaacgggtacgttttttatccggatgtgaaaatactgccccctaccctagagaggttaacaatgcacacctgttaattgaaatgcattccaggtgactacctcatgaagctggttgagaaaatgccaagagtgtgtaaagctgtcatcaaggcaaagggtggctactttcaagaatctcaaatataaaattcatttgtttaacacttttttggttactacatgattccatatgtgttatttcatagttttgatgtcttcactattattctacaatgtaaaaaatagtaaaaaataaagaaaaacccttgaatgagtaggtgtgtccaaacttttgaatgatactgtatatgtatgtgttgtaattctaTAGGTCCAGTCGATAGTAAAGCGTTGTGGCCTGCCCAGTAGTGGTAAACGTCGAGAGCCACTCAGGGTCTATCAGATCCCTCAGCGTCGACGAATCAGCAAAGATCCCAAACGGGTTACCATCAGAGACCTGAGGATGCAGGCGGTCAAAGAGATCTGCTATGAGGTACAGTACAACCCTACACCCCACTGGGTCTGTCCCCAGTCACATTACTGTCAGAGATCTACTATGAGGTACAGTACAACCCTACACCCCACTGGGTCTGTCCCCAGTCACATTACTGTCAGAGATCTACTATGAGGTACAGTACAACCCTACACCCCACTGGGTCTGTCCCCAGTCACATTACTGTCAGAGATCTGCTATGAGGTACAGTATAACCCTACACCCCACTGGGTCTGTCCCCAGTCACATTACTGTCAGAGATCTACTATGAGGTACAGTACAACCCTACACCCCACTGGGTCTGTCCCCAGTCACATTACTGTCAGAGATCTGCTATGAGGTACAGTACAACCCTACACCCCACTGGGTCTGTCCCCAGTCACATTACTGTCAGAGATCTACTATGAGGTACAGTACAACCCTACACCCCACTGGGTCTGTCCCCAGTCACATTACTGTCAGAGATCTACTATGAGGTACAGTACAACCCTACACCCCACTGGGTCTGTCCCCAGTCACATTACTGTCAGAGATCTACTATGAGGTACAGTACAACCCTACACCCCACTGGGTCTGTCCCCAGTCACATTACTGTCAGAGATCTACTATGAGGTACAGTACAACCCTACACCCCACTGGGTCTGTCCCCAGTCACATTACTGTCAGAGATCTACTATGAGGTACAGTACAACCCTACACCCCACTGGGTCTGTCCCCAGTCACATTACTGTCAAATAGATCTGCTATCAAgttttgtaaaatatatatatatatatatatatatatatatatattatctttatttaactaggaagtcagttatgaacaaattcttatttacaatgaaggcctacaccggccaaacccaaacccggacgacgctgggccaataccCTGGGATAGAGGTTCCTTTTTCAGCGAGACAATTCCACACATTCTAATGCAAAAGATGCACCAGAATCTAAAAGGGTGTTGTCCTGAGTGGTCTAGTCTTGGTCCTGATTTACATCTGAATCTATAAGGGTGTTGagttcctgagtggtctagtctTGGTCCTGATTTACATCTGAATCTATAAGGGTGTTGagttcctgagtggtctagtctTAGTCCTGATTTACATCtgctgaaaacatctgaaacaacATTTAGAATATTGCTGAGCAATTTGGACATAAACAGTGGAATCATAGTTGTCCAGagttcacagctgtaatggcttccaaaaggttcttccaaatgattcacagctgtaatggcttccaaaaggttcttccaaatgattcacagctgtaatgattcacagctgtaatggcttcCAAAGGTTCTTccaaatgattcacagctgtaatgattcacagctgtaatggcttccaaaaggttcttccaaattattcacagctgtaatgatGTGGGGTGAATAGATACATATTAaccctgggctctctctctctctctctctccaggttgccTTGGGTGATTTCCGTCACTCTCGTCAGGAGATTGAGGCTCTGTCCATTGTGAAGATGAAAGAGTTGACCAGGATGTATTCCAAGAAAGACAACACAGAGGCAGACAGCTGGAGGGCTGTAGCACAGGATGTCTGGGACACCGTGGGGAtaggggaggacaggagggaggaggtggaggagggaggaggaggaggaggaggggcggcGCCAGGCCCTGGGGGTGTGTACGACCTGAAGGCTCATATCGATAGGCTGACGGATGTTCTACAGGAAGTAAAAATTCAGAATAACATGAAGGTATGTCTCTCTTTtatatggactcctcaattagtttcagctgcttgctgttgtgctgtgctgttttggttctgagtgtacgtttatagacttttaaagtctcacagtaatctctctctcgctctctctgtgtgtgtgtgtctctgtgtgtctccctcatctctccctgtctctctctctgtttttctctgtgtgtctttctctgtgtgtctccctctcatctctccctgtctctgtctccctctcatctctctcacactTGTTGATGTGGATGATTGTAGTACAACACCAAGATAAATCCTAGTAACATTTATTGAATAGCAGTTCTGATTCAAATTGTGATTCTGATTCTAATTGTAATTGATCTTGAAGGATGAAGAGATCAAAGCTCTGAGAGACAGGATGGTCAAGATGGAGAGCATTATACCTACTGGACAGGTAGAGAGACACACTGGACActacaccaacacactggacaccacaccaacacactggacaccacaccaacacactggacaccacaccaacacactacaccaacacactggacactacaccaacacactggacaccacactggacaccacaccaacacactggacactacgccaacacactggacaccacaccaacacactggacaccacgccaacacactggacaccacaccaacacactggacaccacgccaacacactggacaccacgccaacacactggacaccacgccaacacactggacaccacgccaacacactggacaccacgccaacacactggacaccacgccaacacactggacaccacgccaacacactggacaccacgccaacacactggacaggtagagagacacactggacactacgccaacacactggacactacgccaacacactggacactacgccaacacactggacactacgccaacacactggacaccacgccaacacactggacaccacgccaacacactggacaccacgccaacacactggacaccacgccaacacactggacaccacgccaacacactggacaccacgccaacacactggacaccacgccaacacactggacaccacgccaacacactggacaggtagagagacacactggacactacaccaacacactggacactacaccaacacactggacactacaccaacacactggacactacaccaacacactggacactacaccaacacactggacactacaccaacacactggacactacaccaacacactggacactacaccaacacacactacaccaacacactggacactacaccaacacactggacactacaccaacacactggacactacaccaacacactggacaccacactgGACAcgacaccaacacactggacaccacaccaacacactggacaccacaccaacacactggacaccacaccaacacactggacaccatgccaacacactggacaccatgccaacacactggacaccacgccaacacactggacaccacaccaacacactggacaccataccaacacactggacaccacgccaacacactggacaccacaccaacacactggacaggtagagagacacactggacaccacaccaacacactggacactacaccaacacactggacactacaccaacacactggacaccacaccaacacactggacaccacaccaacacactggacaccacactggacaccacaccaacacactggacaccacaccaacacaccacaccaaaacactggacaccacactggacaccacaccaacacactggacaccacaccaacacactggacaccacactggacaccacaccaacacactggacaccacgccaacacactggacaccacgccaacacactggacaccacgccaacacactggacaccacgCCAACACGCTGGACACCACGCCAACACGCTGGACACCACGCCAACACGctggacaccacaccaacacgctggacaccacaccaacacgctggacaccacaccaacacGCTGGACACCACAgcaacacactggacaccacagcaacacactggacaccacaccaacacactggacaccacaccaacacactggacaccacactggacaccacaccaacacactggacaccacaccaacacactggacactacaccaacacactggacaccacaccaacacactggacaccacaccaacacactggacaccacaccaacacactggacaccacaccaacacactggacaccacaccaacacactggacactacaccaacacactggacaccacaccaacacactggacaccacaccaacacactggacaccacaccagaacactacaccaacacactggacactacaccaacacactggacaccacaccaacacactggacactacaccaacacactggacaccacaccaacacactggacaccacactggacaccacaccaacacactggacaccacaccaacacaccacaccaacacactggacaccacactggacaccacaccaacacactggacaccacaccaacacactggacaccacaccaacacactggacaccacaccaacacactggacaccacaccaacacactggacaccacactggacaccacagcaacacactggacaccacaccaacacactggacaccacaccacacaccacaccaacacactggacacccactggacaccacaccaacacactggacaccacaccaacacattggacaccacaccaacacattggacaccacaccaacacactggacaccacactggacactacaccaacacactggacaccacaccaacacactggacaccacaccaacacactggacaccacaccaacacactggacaccacaccaacacactggacaccaacacactggacactacaccaacacactggacaccacaccaacacactggacaccacaccaacacactggacactacaccaacacactggacaccacaccaacacactggacaccacaccaacacactggacaccacactggacaccacagcaacacactggacaccacaccaacacactggacaccacaccaacacaccacaccaacacactggacaccacactggacaccacaccaacacactggacaccacaccaacacattggacaccacaccaacacattggacaccacaccaacacactggacaccacactggacaccacaccaacacactggacactacaccaacacactggacactacaccaacacactggacaccacaccaacacactggacaccacaccaacacactggacaccacaccaacacactggacactacgccaacacactggacaccacaccaacacactggacaccacaccaacacactggacaccacaccaacacactggacaccacaccaacacactggacaccacaccaacacactggacaccacaccaacacactggacaccacaccaacacactggacactacaccaacacactggacactacaccaacacactggacaccacaccaacacactggacaccacaccaacacactggacaccacaccaacacactggacaggtagagagacacactggacaccacaccaacacactggacactacaccaacacactggacactacaccaacacactggacaccacaccaacacactggacaccacaccaacacactggacaccacactggacaccacaccaacacactggacaccacactggacaccacaccaacacactggacaccacaccaacacactggacaccacaccaacacactggacaccacaccaacacactggacaccacaccaacacactggacaccacaccaacacactggacaccacactggacaccacaccaacacactgggCACCACACCAAACAATGGACActacaccaacacactggacagcacaccaacacactggacaccacaccaacacactggacactacactggacactacaccaacacactggacactacaccaacacactggacaccacaccaacacactggacaccacaccaacacactggacaccacaccaacacactggacaccacaccaacacactggacactacaccaacacactggacaccgccatgactgacccaccgccaaaccggtcatgctggaggatgttgcaggcagcagaacgttctccacggcatctccagactctgtcatgtctgtcacgtgctcagtgtgaacctgctttcatctgtgaagagcacagggcgccagtggcgaatttgccaatcttggtgttctctggcaaatgccaaacgtcctgcacggtgttgggctgtaagcacaacccccacctgtggacgtcgggtcctcataccaccctcatggagtctgtttctgaccgtttgagcagacacatgcacatttgtggcctgctggaggtcattttgcagggctctggcagtgcttctcctgttcctccttgcacaaaggcggaggtagcggtcctgctgctgggttgttgccctcctacggcctcctccacgtctcctgatgtactggcctgtctcctggtagcgcctccatgctctggacactacgctgacagacacagcaaaccttcgtgccacagctcgcattgatgtgccatcctggatgagctgcactacctgagccacttgtgtgggttgtagactccgtctcatgctaccactagagtgaaagcaccgccagcattcaaaagtgaccaaaacatcagcctggaagcataggaactgagaagtggtctgtggtcaccacctgcagaaccactcctttattgggggtgtcttgctaattgcctataatttccacctgttgtctattccatttgcacaacagcatgtgaaatgtattgtcaatcagtgttgcttcctaagtggacactttgatttcacagaagtgtgattgacttggagttacattgtgttgtttaagtgttccctttatttttttgagcagtgtatatacacacacactatatatatatacctctctctctcatccctcctctctcctctgtttctctctctgtctcccccctctctctctctctctctcctctgtttctctctctctttctctctgtctcccccctctctctctctctctctcctgtttctctctttctctgtctcccccctctctctctctctctctctcctgtttctctctgtctctctgtctccccccctctctctctctcctctgtgtgtctctctcctatctctcaccccccctcgctctctctctgtccccccctctctcctctgtttctctctctctctctcaccccccctcgctctctctctcaccccccctctctcctctgtttctctctctgtctccccccctctctctctctgtctcccccctctctctcctctgtttctctctctcatctcttctcagGAGGAGGACATGGAAAATGACGACGAGGAAGGGGGCGGTTCCCAATGTGATGGTGACGGGGCCGATGATGACGGACAGCCCAATCCACCCAATGAGAAGAGAGTAGTGAAGCTGATGACAGACGACCCAGCCTTCAGACGAGGGAGGATGAGGTGGCTGAAACAGGAACAGACACGACTACAGAACCTTCAACAACAGAATATTACTAAAAGACTCAGACAGGTTAGAATACACTACACCCTCTGTAGTATAGTCCCTGTGACGCAGCTCCACCAGGGGGCCCTGTAGTATAGTCCCTGTGACGCAGCTCCACAGGGGGCCCTGTAGTTTTGTCCTTGTGACGCAGCTCCACCAGGGGGCCCTGTCGTATAGTCCCTGTGACGCAGCTCCACCAGGGGGCCCTGTAGTATAGTCCCTGTGACGCAGCTCCACCAGGGGGCCCTGTCGTATAGTCCCTGTGACGCAGCTCCACCAGGGGGCCCTGTTGTATAGTCCCTATGGCGCAGAATATAAACCATTCTATCTTTCTCCTCCAGAACACCCAGAACTCCCCAACTCCCAACACCCCTCTGGTCCCAGTGCACCCCCCTCCTGTGGTCCATCTCCCCGGGACCGGCCGCTTCATCCCACCGCAGGACTGTAAACTCAAGTTCCCCTTCAAGAGCAATCCTCACCACCGTCTCTCGTGGAGCCCTGCCACCGCCCTGATGATGCTGGGGGAGGGGGGCGTAGAAGGGGAGTGGGAGGAAAGGGCAGAGGGGGGATATGGTAAAGtaactcctcctcttcctcttcctcctcctcctgctgctcctctcctcccactccctTTCCAGATGGTCCCTAGAGGCCACACTCCTTCCCCACACCGCACCTGGCAACAACCACAACAGCACCATAGCAACAGTAACCACGGGAACCCACACTTCCCAGTTCCCGGGCAACAGCAGGGGCCGCCTCCGTGGCGATAC from Salmo trutta unplaced genomic scaffold, fSalTru1.1, whole genome shotgun sequence includes these protein-coding regions:
- the si:ch73-375g18.1 gene encoding kinesin-like protein KIF1C, whose translation is MTADFAEGEELVETISKEEVAERLEETEKIIAELNETWEEKLRKTESIRHERESLLAEMGVSIKEDGGTLGVFSPKGTPHLVNLNEDPLMSECLLYYIKEGVTRVGQQDVDIRLSGQFIEEQHCVFYSHTNHQGEVIVTLEPLVGAETYVNGKQITEALVLKQGNRIVMGKNHVFRFTHPEQARLEREQRERSGTSPSHQETECTANAVLQGEPEDWTYAQRELLEKQGIDIKLEMEKRLQDMEIQYRREKEEADLLLEQQRLYTDSDSGDDSDKRSCEESWRLISSLREKLPANKVQSIVKRCGLPSSGKRREPLRVYQIPQRRRISKDPKRVTIRDLRMQAVKEICYEVALGDFRHSRQEIEALSIVKMKELTRMYSKKDNTEADSWRAVAQDVWDTVGIGEDRREEVEEGGGGGGGAAPGPGGVYDLKAHIDRLTDVLQEVKIQNNMKDEEIKALRDRMVKMESIIPTGQEEDMENDDEEGGGSQCDGDGADDDGQPNPPNEKRVVKLMTDDPAFRRGRMRWLKQEQTRLQNLQQQNITKRLRQNTQNSPTPNTPLVPVHPPPVVHLPGTGRFIPPQDCKLKFPFKSNPHHRLSWSPATALMMLGEGGVEGEWEERAEGGYGKVTPPLPLPPPPAAPLLPLPFQMVPRGHTPSPHRTWQQPQQHHSNSNHGNPHFPVPGQQQGPPPWRYRRNSLDSSPQGNNNNHQGNNYHGNNDNGGGHQGRPRYRGGGGMEGRGRERDQRGGGGRFQQGGGGGDRGRGGYHHPYYIPPHQHLYHSSSLPRNHNPPPGGHMSPQGRGSGAGWFQEGYSTPPRMKRQFSAPDLKSKETPV